From Synechococcus sp. A10-1-5-1, a single genomic window includes:
- a CDS encoding DEAD/DEAH box helicase: MRLGASGSIELVLPFDAVTQAQLRAVRPRGYWRSRQGCWEFPLEAALVLRQHFGQRFAMEPPLPQWCRWLEQPLPPLPPHRELIAIAGLADPLPDGRELFAHQRAAVRWLLARRGAVLADAMGLGKTLTALVAARAMVRTADCHVVVIAPTGLHRHWRQEAAALQLQINLLSWAALPEDLPEAGTVLIADEAHYAQNLNAARTQAFLRLARHPRLRVAWLLSGTPMKNGRPAQLFPLLAAIGHPLAQDQRAFEERYCLGHWHERSGTRQWSATGATHLPELQRLVRPLLLHRRKQDCLDLPPKRRRMLPVTLSEAEGQGFQHRLQLMVDDYRRRAAAGLVRRDAEALAVLTALRQIGSEYKLPAAAALLARLQAQGQAVVVFTAFVAAAQLLQQRLGGALLTGRLAAAERQSVVDRFQAGEEQLLISTYGVGGLGFTLHRAKHVVLLERPWTPGDAEQAEDRCHRIGMQGTLDCHWLQLGVADQLVDGLIADKAERIALLLSRGQAQLDRQPLPRMVQQLLDQW; this comes from the coding sequence ATGCGGCTAGGAGCATCGGGCTCCATTGAGTTGGTGCTGCCATTTGATGCGGTGACCCAGGCGCAGCTGCGGGCCGTGCGTCCCCGCGGGTACTGGCGCTCAAGGCAAGGCTGTTGGGAGTTCCCGCTGGAAGCGGCCCTGGTCTTGCGCCAGCACTTCGGCCAGCGGTTCGCGATGGAGCCGCCGCTGCCCCAGTGGTGCCGCTGGCTGGAGCAGCCTCTACCCCCCTTGCCGCCCCACCGCGAGCTGATTGCCATCGCTGGATTGGCTGACCCCTTGCCGGATGGTCGTGAGCTGTTTGCCCATCAGCGGGCTGCGGTCCGTTGGTTGTTGGCGCGGCGTGGGGCTGTGTTGGCGGACGCCATGGGGCTTGGGAAAACCCTGACGGCCTTGGTCGCCGCGCGCGCGATGGTTCGGACGGCGGATTGCCATGTGGTCGTGATTGCCCCAACGGGGTTGCATCGCCATTGGCGGCAGGAGGCGGCGGCCTTACAACTGCAGATCAACTTGCTGAGTTGGGCGGCGCTGCCGGAGGACTTGCCAGAGGCGGGCACGGTCCTGATTGCCGATGAGGCCCATTACGCCCAGAACCTGAACGCTGCGCGAACCCAGGCGTTCCTGCGCTTGGCGCGCCATCCGCGGCTGCGGGTGGCCTGGCTGTTGAGTGGGACACCGATGAAAAACGGGCGCCCGGCCCAGCTGTTTCCTTTGCTGGCGGCGATTGGGCACCCGCTTGCTCAGGATCAGCGGGCCTTTGAGGAGCGCTACTGCCTCGGCCATTGGCATGAACGCTCCGGCACCCGCCAGTGGAGCGCAACGGGGGCGACCCATCTGCCGGAGCTGCAGCGTTTGGTGCGGCCTCTGTTGTTGCATCGCCGCAAGCAGGATTGCCTGGATCTCCCCCCCAAACGGAGGCGGATGCTGCCCGTCACCCTTTCGGAGGCGGAGGGCCAGGGCTTCCAGCACCGCCTGCAGCTCATGGTCGATGACTATCGCCGCCGCGCAGCAGCGGGTCTGGTGCGCCGGGATGCTGAGGCCTTAGCCGTGCTCACGGCCCTGCGCCAGATCGGCTCGGAGTACAAGCTGCCGGCTGCTGCTGCCCTGCTCGCCAGGCTGCAGGCCCAGGGGCAAGCCGTCGTGGTCTTCACCGCCTTTGTGGCGGCTGCCCAGTTGTTGCAGCAGCGACTGGGCGGCGCCCTGCTCACCGGACGCTTGGCGGCTGCAGAGCGTCAAAGCGTGGTGGACCGCTTTCAGGCGGGAGAGGAGCAGCTGTTGATCAGCACCTACGGGGTGGGGGGCCTCGGGTTCACGTTGCATCGCGCCAAGCATGTGGTCCTCTTGGAGCGGCCATGGACTCCAGGCGATGCCGAGCAGGCGGAGGATCGCTGTCATCGCATTGGCATGCAGGGCACCCTCGATTGCCACTGGCTCCAACTCGGGGTGGCCGATCAGTTGGTCGATGGTCTGATTGCCGATAAGGCTGAGCGGATTGCCCTGTTGCTCAGTCGCGGTCAGGCTCAGTTGGATCGCCAGCCGCTGCCGCGGATGGTTCAGCAGCTGCTTGATCAGTGGTGA
- a CDS encoding DUF6554 family protein, whose translation MRHPLSFNRRLLRLAAALPLAALGWSALPTAALAGNETGAKGAQIYCYMRSSGNNHEVSWKAAYAVIKRQSASVFKTSPEHAAVMITEAVVADPGKYNDCGRYLGDLYVKAVDTTEEKSQSTHPDSTNRTSTSSGITSGSGSSSGGNVNRYAY comes from the coding sequence ATGCGTCATCCCCTGTCCTTCAACCGCCGGCTGCTTCGGCTGGCTGCAGCCCTACCGCTTGCTGCCCTGGGCTGGTCTGCGCTGCCGACCGCTGCTCTGGCCGGCAATGAGACCGGTGCCAAAGGCGCCCAGATCTATTGCTACATGCGCAGCAGCGGCAACAACCATGAGGTGAGCTGGAAAGCCGCCTACGCCGTGATCAAGCGTCAAAGCGCTTCGGTGTTCAAGACCTCCCCTGAGCACGCGGCCGTGATGATCACGGAAGCCGTGGTGGCCGATCCCGGCAAATACAACGACTGCGGCCGCTACCTCGGCGACCTCTACGTGAAAGCTGTCGATACAACTGAGGAGAAGAGCCAGTCCACCCATCCCGACAGCACCAACCGCACGAGCACCAGCTCAGGCATCACCAGTGGCAGTGGCAGCAGCAGCGGCGGCAATGTGAACCGCTACGCCTACTGA
- a CDS encoding AbrB family transcriptional regulator, producing MPSSLHLLAYLLAGISGGLLALRTGIPAAPLAGALLGAGLLSMSGKLEPANWPAGTRTALEIGIGTVIGTGLTATAFSELKQLWRPALLITLTLVMTGLVVGLWCSRLLGMDPLIALLGAAPGGISGMSLVGAEFGVGAAVAALHAVRLITVLLVLPLAVRLLLGHGDIPPPAS from the coding sequence ATGCCATCAAGCCTTCACCTGCTGGCCTATCTACTGGCGGGCATCAGCGGCGGCTTGCTTGCCCTCCGGACTGGCATCCCGGCCGCCCCTTTGGCCGGCGCGCTCCTCGGGGCGGGGCTGCTGAGCATGAGCGGCAAGCTGGAACCCGCGAATTGGCCCGCAGGCACCCGGACAGCTCTCGAGATCGGCATCGGCACCGTGATCGGCACCGGGTTGACGGCGACGGCCTTCAGCGAGTTGAAACAGCTCTGGCGGCCGGCCCTCTTGATCACGCTCACCCTGGTGATGACGGGCCTGGTGGTGGGGCTCTGGTGCAGTCGGCTTCTGGGCATGGACCCCTTGATTGCCCTGCTGGGAGCGGCGCCAGGGGGCATCAGCGGGATGAGCTTGGTGGGCGCTGAATTTGGCGTTGGCGCCGCGGTCGCAGCCCTGCACGCTGTCCGCCTGATCACGGTGCTCTTGGTGCTTCCCCTGGCGGTCCGACTTCTCCTGGGCCACGGGGACATTCCACCCCCTGCCAGCTGA
- a CDS encoding alanine--glyoxylate aminotransferase family protein produces MQDKLTLMIPGPTPVPESVLQSMGRHPIGHRSADFQKIVERTTAQLKWLHQTSNDVLVITGSGTAAMEAGIINVLSKGDKVLCGDNGKFGERWVKVAQAYGLEVEVIKAEWGSPLDPEAFRAALEADSSKAIKAVIVTHSETSTGVINDLETIAKHVKAHGTALTIADCVTSLGACNVPMDAWGIDIIGSGSQKGYMMPPGLAFVAMSDKAWEAYSRSDLPKFYLDLGKYRKSAQANSNPFTPAINLYFALEAALEMMQAEGLEGIFARHARHRAAAQAGMKAIGLPLYATEGYGSPAITAVAPEGIDAESLRKTVKDRFDILLAGGQDHLKGKVFRIGHLGFVCDRDVLTAVAAIEATLQELGLHKGTPGAGVAACAAALAS; encoded by the coding sequence ATGCAGGACAAGCTGACTCTGATGATCCCCGGCCCCACACCGGTGCCGGAAAGCGTCCTGCAGTCGATGGGACGTCACCCCATCGGTCACCGCAGCGCGGATTTCCAAAAGATCGTTGAGCGCACCACTGCCCAGCTGAAGTGGCTGCATCAGACGAGCAATGACGTTCTAGTGATCACCGGCAGCGGCACCGCCGCGATGGAAGCCGGAATCATCAATGTGCTGAGCAAAGGGGACAAGGTCCTCTGCGGCGATAACGGCAAGTTTGGCGAGCGCTGGGTGAAGGTGGCTCAGGCCTATGGCCTTGAGGTGGAGGTGATCAAGGCCGAGTGGGGTTCCCCACTGGATCCCGAAGCATTCCGCGCCGCCCTGGAGGCCGACTCCAGCAAGGCCATCAAGGCCGTGATCGTGACCCATTCGGAGACCTCCACTGGGGTCATCAACGACCTGGAGACCATCGCGAAGCACGTCAAAGCCCATGGCACGGCCCTGACCATTGCTGACTGCGTCACCAGCCTCGGGGCTTGCAATGTGCCCATGGATGCCTGGGGGATCGACATCATCGGATCCGGTTCCCAGAAGGGCTACATGATGCCCCCGGGCTTGGCCTTCGTCGCCATGAGCGACAAGGCCTGGGAGGCCTACAGCCGCTCCGACCTGCCGAAGTTCTATCTCGATCTGGGCAAGTACCGGAAATCGGCCCAAGCCAACAGCAACCCGTTCACCCCCGCAATCAACCTCTACTTCGCCCTGGAAGCGGCACTGGAGATGATGCAGGCCGAAGGCCTCGAGGGAATCTTTGCCCGCCATGCGCGCCATCGCGCCGCCGCCCAAGCGGGCATGAAAGCCATTGGCCTGCCCCTCTACGCCACTGAGGGCTACGGCAGCCCTGCCATTACGGCCGTGGCTCCCGAAGGGATCGACGCCGAGAGCCTGCGCAAGACGGTCAAGGATCGCTTTGACATCCTTCTGGCCGGCGGCCAAGACCACCTCAAGGGCAAGGTCTTCCGCATCGGCCACCTGGGCTTCGTCTGTGATCGCGATGTGCTGACCGCCGTCGCAGCGATTGAAGCCACCCTTCAGGAACTGGGCCTGCACAAAGGCACTCCTGGTGCTGGCGTCGCAGCCTGCGCTGCGGCCCTGGCCAGCTGA
- the cbiD gene encoding cobalt-precorrin-5B (C(1))-methyltransferase CbiD codes for MAECGYTLPVWVAAAAVAAVRELLGQTFEAQVPLLLETVAGRQSTAIPVQAAARLSPERALATSCCDPGEVLDLTRGLQVWVEASWNAAGTDGDWLQLLPGEGVGVHAASGEACLSAYARQLLEVNLRPLLPDGRSLRLTITLPEGRQRAQRTSNAAFGVVEGLALIGTQALVQRSAAPDQLAQARQELERRSQEPFWRGDLVLVLGENGLDLAPQQGLPPALLLKAGNWIGPLLVAAAELGVRRLLLFGYQGKLIKLAGGIFHTHHHLADGRLEILAAQAVQHGCSLNQIRLLLQAASVDQAIADLAEGDAGLAAGLQQRLAAVIEQRARSYLAKHHDADLQLGAVLFDRSRTLCARGPIGAELLECFQA; via the coding sequence ATGGCTGAGTGCGGCTACACCCTTCCGGTGTGGGTAGCGGCCGCAGCTGTGGCCGCCGTTCGGGAGCTTCTTGGTCAGACGTTTGAAGCGCAGGTCCCACTGCTCCTCGAGACCGTGGCGGGTCGTCAATCCACGGCGATTCCGGTTCAGGCGGCGGCCCGCTTGAGCCCGGAGCGGGCTTTGGCCACCAGTTGCTGTGATCCCGGCGAGGTTTTGGATCTCACCCGTGGCCTACAGGTCTGGGTGGAGGCCAGCTGGAATGCGGCTGGCACCGATGGGGACTGGTTGCAGTTGTTGCCCGGTGAGGGCGTGGGAGTTCACGCCGCCTCCGGTGAGGCCTGCCTCTCGGCCTACGCGCGGCAGTTGCTGGAGGTCAATCTGCGTCCACTCCTGCCCGATGGCCGGAGCCTCCGGTTGACGATCACCCTCCCGGAGGGGCGCCAACGGGCCCAGCGCACGAGCAATGCCGCCTTTGGTGTGGTGGAGGGCTTGGCCCTGATTGGGACCCAGGCGTTGGTTCAGCGCAGCGCCGCCCCCGATCAACTGGCCCAGGCCCGTCAGGAGTTGGAGCGCCGCAGTCAGGAGCCGTTCTGGCGTGGCGACCTGGTGCTGGTCTTGGGCGAAAACGGCTTGGATCTGGCCCCCCAGCAGGGGCTGCCCCCGGCGTTGTTACTGAAGGCGGGCAATTGGATTGGACCCTTGCTGGTGGCCGCGGCTGAGCTGGGGGTCCGGCGCCTTCTGTTGTTTGGCTACCAGGGCAAATTGATCAAGCTGGCGGGGGGCATCTTTCATACCCATCACCATCTGGCCGATGGTCGCCTGGAAATCCTGGCGGCCCAGGCCGTCCAGCACGGTTGTTCGCTGAACCAGATCCGGCTGCTGCTCCAGGCAGCCAGCGTTGATCAGGCCATTGCTGATTTGGCCGAGGGCGACGCAGGTCTGGCGGCGGGCCTGCAGCAGCGCTTGGCTGCGGTGATCGAGCAGCGCGCTCGCTCCTATCTGGCCAAGCATCACGACGCTGATCTCCAGCTGGGTGCGGTTCTGTTTGACCGCAGCCGCACCCTTTGCGCCCGCGGCCCTATCGGGGCCGAGCTGCTGGAGTGCTTTCAGGCCTGA
- the guaA gene encoding glutamine-hydrolyzing GMP synthase, which produces MSDVTPTSIGETNRHPAIVILDFGSQYSELIARRVRETEVYSLVMGYSTSAAELKALNPKGIILSGGPSSVYAEHAPKCDPAIWDLGIPVLGVCYGMQLMVQQLGGSVVAAGRAEYGKAPLFVDDPTDLLTNVDEGSTMWMSHGDSVERLPEGFVRLAHTDNTPEAAVADHQRRLYGVQFHPEVVHSECGMALIRNFVYHVCGCLPDWTTAAFIDEAVADVRRQVGDKRVLLALSGGVDSSTLAFLLHKAIGDQLTCMFIDQGFMRKGEPEFLMDFFDKKFHIRVEYINARERFINKLDGVTDPEEKRKLIGTEFIRVFEEESKRLGPFDYLAQGTLYPDVIESAGTNVDPKTGERVAVKIKSHHNVGGLPKDLRFKLVEPLRRLFKDEVRKVGRTLGLPEEIVGRHPFPGPGLAIRILGEVTDDKLDILRDADLVVREEIKAAGLYHDIWQAFAVLLPVRSVGVMGDKRTYAFPVVLRCVSSEDGMTADWSRLPYDLLEKISNRIVNEVKGVNRVVLDITSKPPGTIEWE; this is translated from the coding sequence ATGTCAGACGTGACTCCAACCTCGATCGGTGAAACCAATCGTCATCCGGCGATTGTGATCCTGGATTTTGGTTCTCAATATTCCGAGCTCATCGCCCGTCGGGTGAGGGAAACCGAGGTGTATTCCCTGGTGATGGGGTACTCCACCAGCGCAGCTGAATTAAAGGCCCTGAATCCGAAGGGAATCATCCTCAGTGGCGGTCCCAGCTCGGTCTATGCCGAGCACGCCCCAAAGTGCGATCCAGCGATTTGGGATCTGGGTATTCCGGTGCTTGGTGTTTGCTACGGCATGCAGCTGATGGTGCAACAGCTGGGTGGTTCTGTTGTGGCTGCCGGCCGCGCCGAATACGGCAAGGCTCCGCTGTTTGTCGACGACCCCACTGACCTGCTCACCAACGTCGACGAGGGCTCGACGATGTGGATGAGCCATGGCGACTCCGTGGAGCGCTTACCCGAGGGCTTTGTTCGCCTGGCCCATACGGACAACACGCCTGAAGCTGCTGTGGCTGATCACCAGCGGCGTCTCTATGGCGTTCAGTTCCACCCCGAGGTGGTGCACTCCGAATGCGGAATGGCCTTGATCCGCAATTTCGTTTATCACGTTTGCGGTTGCTTGCCGGATTGGACAACGGCGGCCTTCATTGATGAGGCGGTTGCTGACGTGCGTCGTCAGGTTGGCGATAAGCGCGTTTTGCTGGCCCTCTCTGGCGGTGTTGACTCCTCAACCCTCGCTTTCTTGTTGCACAAGGCGATTGGTGATCAGCTGACCTGCATGTTCATCGACCAGGGCTTTATGCGTAAAGGCGAGCCTGAATTCTTGATGGACTTCTTCGACAAGAAGTTCCATATCAGGGTCGAATACATCAATGCCCGCGAGCGCTTCATTAACAAGCTGGACGGTGTCACTGATCCCGAGGAAAAGCGCAAGCTGATTGGCACTGAATTCATTCGGGTCTTCGAAGAAGAAAGCAAGCGCCTCGGACCTTTTGATTACCTCGCCCAGGGCACCCTCTATCCCGATGTGATTGAGAGTGCAGGCACCAACGTCGATCCCAAAACGGGAGAGCGGGTGGCGGTGAAGATCAAGAGCCACCACAACGTTGGCGGCCTGCCGAAGGATCTCCGGTTCAAGCTGGTCGAGCCCCTGCGGCGCCTGTTCAAAGACGAGGTCCGCAAGGTCGGCCGCACCCTGGGACTTCCCGAGGAGATCGTGGGCCGCCATCCCTTCCCCGGTCCTGGCTTGGCGATCCGAATTCTGGGTGAGGTGACCGACGACAAGCTCGACATCCTGCGGGACGCCGATCTGGTGGTCCGCGAAGAAATCAAGGCCGCTGGCCTGTATCACGACATCTGGCAGGCCTTTGCGGTGCTGCTGCCGGTGCGCAGTGTTGGTGTGATGGGCGATAAGCGCACCTATGCCTTCCCGGTGGTTCTGCGCTGCGTCTCCTCGGAAGACGGCATGACGGCCGATTGGTCCCGCTTGCCTTACGACCTGCTGGAGAAGATCTCCAACCGGATCGTCAATGAGGTCAAAGGGGTCAACCGGGTGGTTCTCGATATCACCAGTAAGCCCCCCGGCACCATCGAGTGGGAATAA
- the mrdA gene encoding penicillin-binding protein 2 yields MAIASNPHRSAGLQRQPAVLLGLVLFFASAMVLRLGWLQLLHGSENRERADENRIRLLARNPVRGRILDRHGQVLVSSRLIYSLYLQPKDLPKGSWPALRDRLSALLKIPQKQLEQRKRRGPGKQEYRIELASELTPEQVLRFREQASDLRGAQVDLDVVRSYPHGSLGSHTLGYTQPITEQEYKVLAKRGYKIRDRIGRIGVEAAYEQHLRGTWGGQMVEVNAMGEIQRVLGDRPSKAGKDLVVTLDLPLQRAAETALKGKPGGAIVALNPKTGAILALASRPNFDPNFFSKTVTTQREYDALFASPSKPLFSRAMNAYDPGSTWKPVTAFAGMASGKFPANTKLMTRGCITYGGHCFPDHNGAGFGLIGYEDALRFSSNTFYYQIGVGVGSMPLYDAAVKLGFTKPTGIEIGYEESTGLVGNEQWAAKGRTWGKPGTTPWIPEDMASMSIGQSVVQVTPLQLARAYAVFANGGYLITPHLVDRGLDWTAPPRRTKVDIKPSTLATINRGLRKVVQEGTGYAMNQAAELPPVAGKTGTAEDSTGGPDHAWFACFAPYPNGEIVVVAFAQNTPGGGSVHALPMARQVLQVWAQQRSR; encoded by the coding sequence TTGGCCATCGCCTCCAACCCCCATCGCAGTGCCGGGCTACAGCGTCAGCCGGCCGTCCTGCTGGGTTTGGTGCTGTTCTTCGCTTCGGCGATGGTCCTGCGCCTGGGTTGGTTGCAGCTGTTGCATGGCAGTGAAAACCGGGAGAGGGCCGATGAAAACCGCATCCGTTTGTTGGCCCGCAATCCCGTTCGCGGGCGGATCTTGGATCGCCATGGTCAGGTCTTGGTGTCCAGCCGGCTGATCTACAGCTTGTATCTGCAGCCAAAAGATCTTCCCAAGGGTTCCTGGCCTGCTTTGCGGGATCGTCTGAGCGCGTTGTTGAAGATTCCCCAGAAGCAACTGGAGCAGCGCAAGCGTCGAGGGCCCGGCAAGCAGGAATACCGGATTGAGCTGGCTAGTGAACTGACGCCGGAGCAGGTCCTGCGCTTCCGCGAGCAGGCCAGTGACCTCAGGGGCGCCCAGGTGGATCTGGATGTGGTGCGCAGCTATCCCCATGGCTCCCTCGGGTCCCACACCTTGGGCTACACCCAGCCGATCACTGAGCAGGAATACAAGGTGCTGGCGAAGCGCGGCTACAAGATTCGCGATCGCATCGGTCGCATCGGTGTGGAGGCCGCCTACGAGCAACACCTGCGCGGCACCTGGGGCGGCCAGATGGTCGAGGTGAACGCCATGGGTGAGATTCAGCGCGTCCTCGGTGACCGCCCCTCCAAGGCCGGCAAAGACCTGGTGGTGACCTTGGACCTTCCGCTCCAGCGTGCGGCTGAGACGGCCTTAAAGGGCAAGCCGGGAGGCGCCATCGTCGCCCTGAATCCCAAAACTGGGGCGATCTTGGCGCTGGCCAGTCGCCCCAATTTCGATCCCAACTTCTTTTCTAAGACCGTCACCACTCAGCGGGAGTACGACGCCCTGTTTGCGTCTCCCTCGAAGCCCCTCTTCAGCCGGGCCATGAACGCCTATGACCCCGGCAGCACCTGGAAGCCGGTGACCGCCTTTGCAGGGATGGCCTCCGGCAAGTTTCCGGCCAACACCAAGCTGATGACCCGCGGCTGCATCACCTATGGAGGGCACTGTTTCCCGGATCACAACGGTGCCGGGTTTGGCCTGATCGGCTACGAGGATGCTCTGCGCTTCTCAAGCAACACCTTCTATTACCAAATCGGTGTTGGGGTGGGCTCGATGCCGCTCTATGACGCAGCGGTGAAGTTGGGCTTTACCAAGCCCACCGGCATCGAGATCGGCTACGAGGAAAGCACCGGTTTGGTGGGCAACGAGCAGTGGGCCGCCAAGGGGCGGACCTGGGGTAAGCCGGGCACCACCCCCTGGATTCCAGAGGACATGGCGAGCATGTCGATTGGCCAGTCGGTGGTTCAGGTCACCCCCCTGCAATTGGCTCGGGCCTATGCCGTCTTTGCCAATGGCGGCTACTTGATCACCCCGCATTTGGTCGATCGCGGTCTGGACTGGACGGCCCCGCCGCGCCGCACGAAGGTGGATATCAAGCCCTCCACCCTGGCCACGATTAATCGCGGTTTGCGCAAGGTGGTCCAGGAGGGCACGGGCTACGCCATGAACCAAGCGGCTGAGTTGCCCCCCGTGGCGGGCAAAACGGGAACGGCTGAGGACAGCACCGGCGGCCCTGACCATGCCTGGTTTGCTTGTTTTGCCCCCTACCCCAACGGCGAGATTGTGGTGGTGGCCTTTGCCCAGAACACCCCGGGTGGAGGTTCAGTCCACGCCTTGCCCATGGCGCGTCAGGTGCTGCAGGTCTGGGCCCAGCAACGCAGCCGTTAG
- a CDS encoding glycosyltransferase family 1 protein, with amino-acid sequence MKIALFTETFLPKVDGIVTRLTKTVQHLVTAGDEVMIFCPEGAPESYMGAQVVGVPAMPLPLYPELKLALPRPSVSDALEAFAPDLVHVVNPAVLGLGGIWLAKTKGYPLVASYHTHLPKYLEHYGLGMLEPVLWELLKMAHNQAQLNLCTSTAMVAELSEKGIQHTDLWQRGVDTDLFRPELRSQAMRERLLDGRSDTGKLLLYIGRLSAEKQIERIRPVLDAMPDARLALVGDGPYRQQLETLFAGSATNFVGYLAGEELASAYASADAFLFPSSTETLGLVLLEAMAAGCPVVGANRGGIPDIVSDGVNGCLYEPDGADGGAGSLTAATQRLLGDPGQREQLRRNAREEAERWGWSGATEQLRGYYRQVMEASTPALV; translated from the coding sequence TTGAAAATCGCCCTCTTCACCGAGACCTTCCTGCCGAAGGTTGATGGGATCGTGACCCGGCTCACCAAAACGGTGCAGCACCTGGTCACGGCCGGTGATGAGGTGATGATCTTCTGCCCCGAGGGCGCCCCCGAGAGCTACATGGGGGCACAGGTGGTTGGGGTTCCGGCCATGCCCCTTCCCCTTTATCCGGAGCTGAAGCTGGCGCTGCCGCGCCCGTCGGTCTCGGACGCGCTCGAGGCCTTTGCCCCCGACCTGGTGCACGTGGTCAACCCCGCCGTTCTCGGCCTCGGGGGGATCTGGCTGGCCAAGACCAAGGGCTATCCCCTGGTGGCCAGCTATCACACCCATCTGCCCAAGTACCTAGAGCACTACGGCCTCGGGATGCTCGAGCCTGTGCTATGGGAACTGCTGAAGATGGCCCACAACCAGGCCCAGCTGAACCTCTGCACCTCCACCGCCATGGTGGCTGAGCTCAGCGAAAAGGGAATCCAGCACACCGATCTTTGGCAGCGGGGGGTCGATACAGACCTGTTCCGCCCGGAGCTCCGCAGCCAAGCCATGAGGGAGCGGCTGCTGGATGGCCGCAGCGACACCGGGAAGCTCCTGCTTTACATCGGCCGTTTGTCAGCAGAAAAACAAATCGAGCGCATCCGCCCCGTCCTCGACGCGATGCCCGATGCCCGTCTGGCGCTGGTCGGTGATGGCCCCTACCGCCAACAGCTCGAGACCCTGTTCGCGGGCAGTGCGACCAACTTCGTGGGCTACCTGGCCGGTGAAGAGCTGGCCAGTGCCTATGCCAGCGCCGATGCCTTCCTCTTCCCGAGCAGCACCGAGACCCTGGGGTTGGTGCTACTGGAGGCCATGGCGGCGGGCTGCCCTGTGGTCGGAGCCAACCGCGGAGGAATCCCTGACATCGTCAGCGACGGGGTGAATGGCTGTCTCTATGAACCCGATGGAGCCGATGGCGGTGCCGGCAGCCTGACCGCTGCAACCCAACGGCTGCTGGGGGATCCTGGGCAGCGCGAACAACTGCGACGCAACGCCAGGGAAGAAGCCGAGCGTTGGGGCTGGTCCGGTGCAACCGAACAGCTTCGCGGCTACTACCGCCAGGTGATGGAAGCCTCCACCCCAGCCTTGGTCTAA
- a CDS encoding NAD-dependent epimerase/dehydratase family protein, with protein sequence MKVLVLGGDGFCGWPCAVNLADQGHDVVIVDNLSRRKIDIDLEVESLTPISSIGERLKAWEEIGGKPMRFVHMDIAHEYQRFVDLLLAERPDSVVHFAEQRAAPYSMKSSATKRYTVDNNVNGTHNLLAAIVESGLDIHVVHLGTMGVYGYGSHRGATIPEGYLKVEVPQPDGSRFEEEILHPASPGSVYHMTKTLDQLLFLYYNKNDQVRITDLHQGIVWGTNTDATDRDPRLTNRFDYDGDYGTVLNRFLMQAAIGYPLTVHGTGGQTRAFIHIRDSVKCVQLALENPPTTGERVKIFNQMTESHQVGELAKKVAALTGAQVNNLPNPRNEAVENDLIVDNRCFIELGLNPTTLDDGLLKEVVEIATRFADRCDRNRILCTSAWTKTQEQAIKAT encoded by the coding sequence GTGAAGGTTCTCGTTCTCGGCGGTGACGGCTTCTGTGGCTGGCCCTGTGCCGTGAACCTGGCCGACCAGGGCCACGATGTGGTCATCGTCGACAACCTGAGCCGCCGCAAGATCGATATTGACTTGGAGGTGGAGTCCCTGACTCCCATCTCCAGCATTGGTGAGCGCCTAAAGGCCTGGGAAGAGATTGGCGGCAAACCCATGCGCTTTGTGCACATGGACATCGCCCACGAATACCAGCGGTTTGTGGACCTGCTCCTGGCCGAGCGGCCTGACTCGGTGGTGCACTTTGCCGAGCAACGGGCTGCTCCCTACTCCATGAAGAGCAGCGCCACCAAGCGCTACACCGTCGATAACAACGTCAACGGCACCCACAATCTGCTGGCGGCCATCGTCGAGAGCGGCCTGGATATTCACGTGGTGCACCTCGGCACCATGGGTGTGTACGGCTATGGCTCCCATCGCGGCGCCACCATCCCTGAGGGCTACCTGAAGGTTGAGGTTCCCCAGCCCGACGGCAGCCGTTTCGAGGAGGAGATCCTGCACCCGGCAAGCCCGGGCAGCGTCTATCACATGACCAAGACACTGGATCAGCTGCTCTTCCTCTACTACAACAAAAACGACCAGGTCCGCATTACCGACCTGCACCAGGGCATTGTCTGGGGCACCAACACCGATGCCACCGACCGCGATCCGCGCCTAACCAACCGCTTCGATTACGACGGGGACTACGGCACGGTCCTGAACCGTTTCCTGATGCAGGCGGCCATCGGCTATCCCCTGACCGTGCACGGCACGGGCGGTCAGACCCGCGCCTTCATCCACATCCGTGACTCGGTGAAGTGCGTGCAGTTGGCCCTGGAGAATCCCCCCACCACAGGCGAGCGGGTGAAGATCTTCAACCAGATGACCGAAAGTCATCAGGTGGGTGAGCTCGCCAAGAAAGTCGCCGCCCTGACCGGAGCCCAGGTCAACAACCTCCCCAACCCCCGAAACGAGGCTGTGGAGAACGATCTGATCGTGGACAACCGCTGCTTCATCGAGCTGGGCCTGAACCCCACCACCCTCGATGACGGTCTGCTGAAGGAAGTGGTGGAGATCGCCACCCGCTTCGCCGACCGCTGCGACCGCAACCGCATCCTCTGCACCTCCGCCTGGACTAAAACCCAGGAACAAGCCATTAAGGCCACCTGA